DNA from Pseudomonadota bacterium:
TCGGGGGTAACTTCAGGGGCGTCTTCGGGGGTTGATAAAGATTTAACTGCATCAAGTATCATCCTCAGCATAAAGGCAATAAACACAGAAGATTCCCCATCTGCTGTACTTTTGTTCAGCGCTGCATAATATTCGGACTGATGCTCGTAGATGATATTTTCGACAGGAACATAGGAAAACAAAGGTTTCCATCTTGAAAGAATCAATGTCTGCCAGAGCCTACCCATTCTGCCGTTGCCGTCATCAAAAGGATGAATAAGCTCAAACTCATAATGGAAAACCGAGCCGGCAATTAACGGGTGCTGATCGGTTGTCTTTATCCATTCAAAAAGGTCGCCCATTAAAAACGGTACACGGTCTGGCGGCGGCGCCAGATGGATAACTGTTTTCCCGGCCATTACACCCACTCCCCCGGTTCTGAATGTTCCGGGAAAATCAAGCAAACCGGTCATCAAAATGCGGTGAGCAGACAACAAATCATCTTTTGAATATGGCATCCATTTTTCAAAAACATCATAAGCTTTTATGGCATTATGCACTTCCTGAATCTCACGGGGCGTGGCAATCACCCTTTTGCCTTCCAGTATGGCAGTGATCTGCTCTTCAGTGAGAGTATTGCCTTCTATCGCCAGCGAGCCTTGAATTGTGCGGATACGGTTGATTCTTCGCAGCCGCAGATTATTCGTCACAGCATCAACAACCGATAGGCGACCTAATAATTCTGAAATTTCAGATATCAGCGTGACAATTGCTGAGGAAATGGTAAATGGTGGAATGTAGCCTGTTTTCTTTTTTGCCATTACATTGCCTCCGTTTTTACTTCTTCATACTTCACCCGGACCTTGCCCGTGAGAAGGTCGGACATCAGGGGTTTTTTGAGTTGTTGGTGTTTATAAAAAGATTTTTTCATCCGAAATTATACTATTTAATATTTTCATTCATTTAGAAATCAAAAATATAGGGATCTTCCAGGGTCTGTTTTGCAAGATCGGATTGAAGCTTTGGTAATGTTAAAATAAAATTGCTAATTTCCTGTTTGGCCAAACTCAAGGCGGGCGAAAATTTCAACCATAGGAATACATTGAGTATTTCGAGGATTGAAATATGAGCCCAACGCAGAGATCGGCCAAAATGGGGCGTTTTGAAACTGGCTCCTTTGAGTTTACACGGTATAGGGTTTACTAATCTGCCTTTTAGATCCGGTAATTTATTATCATGATTTGCGTTAGATATCTACTATTTTCATTAAAATGTTTGAAGTCCCACTTTCTTGAAGCAATTAATGAAAAAGCTATAATCAGGAATCTGTTTGTCTGAAAGATTGATAACAGTTATTAAAACACTGCAATGATGGCAGGAGATTTTCAAAAGAAAATACTTCTACAGATAGTGTTCCGGTAAATCCGTGCATAAGATTGATAAGAGTTTCGAGTTCTTTGTATGAGAGTTTGTCGA
Protein-coding regions in this window:
- a CDS encoding Fic family protein — protein: MAKKKTGYIPPFTISSAIVTLISEISELLGRLSVVDAVTNNLRLRRINRIRTIQGSLAIEGNTLTEEQITAILEGKRVIATPREIQEVHNAIKAYDVFEKWMPYSKDDLLSAHRILMTGLLDFPGTFRTGGVGVMAGKTVIHLAPPPDRVPFLMGDLFEWIKTTDQHPLIAGSVFHYEFELIHPFDDGNGRMGRLWQTLILSRWKPLFSYVPVENIIYEHQSEYYAALNKSTADGESSVFIAFMLRMILDAVKSLSTPEDAPEVTPEVKKILSIIDGEMTRKQIQEKLGLKDEKHFREAYQQPAVAQGFIEMTIPDKPNSRFQKYRITSKGIAYLKEQK